The genomic region GCTTTCTTTATGAGATGCTCTATGGGATTCTCGCGTGCGCAGACTTTCTTCAACACCCTCAAAAACATCTTGCTCTTTTTCGCTTAAAGTGATTTGGTAGATTTTGCTTGCGGCTTTGATGATTTCTTTACCCATATTGCTTGCAAAGGCGATGTCATTGAGCAGTGAAGTTGCGTTTGTCGCGCTCAAATTTTCCTCGCGCAAGATTTTTTCAACCCTTAAAAGCGCATTTTTGTCAAACTTTTTTAGTGCCTTGCGTTCTTGCTTAAGGACAGATTCTATTTCCTCATAGCTTGGATCTTCAAGCAAGGTGAGCGATTGGATAGTGTTGAGTAAAGTTGCGATTTGGATTCTAATCGCATTGTATTCGCGCGCCATATTGGCATTTGTGCTTTTTGCATATTTTTTGATATTTTTTTCAAGCAAAATCATATTTTTGGTAGCTTCGGAGAGATTGCGTGCAGCGATGCTTGCTTCATTGCTAAGGCGGATAAACTTGGGGTCATCGATGTGGCTTTGTGTTTTTGTGGCAAAGTCGATTATCGCATCAAAAAGCACCTTGACTTTATGATGATACGCCTCACTTACATTCACTTCACCAGAATACCACTTTTTAGCAAGCAGTTCTTTTGGTGTGAGATTAGCACAAATATCAGAACGCGAGAATCCTAACGAGTGCGCGATAACGCTAAAGACATTGTCATAAAGATGTTTGATTTCATTGTTAAGGGCTTCAATGGCTGTGGTGGGGTAGGAGACGATATTATCATTAAGATAAAGCGGTGCGTCCATATCCGTGGGTTTTTTGCTTTTGATGAAAGTTGTGGCAAATTTCACAAAAACACTAATATAAGGTGTCATAAGCACGACCGCAACGACATTATAAAAGGTGTGAAATACCGCAATTTTAAGCGCGTAATCTGTCTCTTTTATTCCGGTAAATTCGCTAATCACCTCTACAATCATCCTAAAATAATCCAAAAAGATAAGTGCAATGGCGGCAATAATTAGGTTAAAGATGGTATTAACAATCGCTAAACGCTTACCCTCAATGTTTGAGCCAAAGGACGCCACAAGCGCAGTTACCACGCCACCGATATTTGTGCCAATAACAAGTCCGAGTGCGTTATCATAAGTGATAGTATTTGACACAAGCGCGGAAATAATAATAGTAAGCGTAGCAAAGCTTGACTGCACGATGGAAGTAATGAGAATCCCAGCCATCACAAAAATAAATAAATCCTTCCCTCCACCGCTTGCGTATGCGCTCAAATCTAGCGCGCTTTTGTAGCCTTCAAAACCGGTTTTAATTTCCGCGATTCCTAAAAAGAAAAAACCAATCCCAGCGCAAATACTCCCCAAACTCTTAATATTTTTGTTTTTTTGAAAAGTGAGTAAAACGGCGATTACAATTAAAGGCATTGCGATTTTTGCAATATCCATTTTCATACCAATACCCGCGATAATCCAGCCCCCAGTAGTCGTGCCAAGATTTGCACCAAAGACAATGCCAATGGCTTGAGCTAGGCTAATAAGCCCGGCGGAGAGGAAAGAGATTGAGATGATTGTTACAAGTGTTGAGCTTTGCATCAAAATTGTCGTAACAATCCCAAAGAGTAGGGCTTTGAGTTTGCTATTTGTCCATTTAGCGAGAATCTTTTCCAAAAGCCCGCCACTAAAGCCCTTAAAGCCATTTTCTAAAAAAATCATACCAAACAAAAATATCCCCACACCCGCTAAAATCTCTGTCAAAGATGTGTTTGTGCTCATCAAATAAATCGCCACCGCACAAACCAACGGCAACCAGCTGTGTCGCGCTAGATTTCTTAGATTCTCTTTCAAAACCACTCCTTTAGATTCCTAAGTTTTTTTTCAAATCGTGCCAAAAAATTTTGTATAATATTTAAAAAATACTTAAAAGACAAGCAAGGAAAAGTAAATGTATCATCTCACTCATACTCCGATTTCTTTTGTGTTTTCCTCAAACGCGCGGGATTTTGTCGTGCGTGAAAACGCCTTGTATGAGCCAAGCGGAAGGGGAGAGCATCTCTATATTTTTGTGCGTAAAAAAAACTTAAGCACTTTTGCGTTGGTGAATATTTTTTCACAGATTCTTGGTGTAAAGGCGCAAAATATCGGCTACGCTGGGCTTAAAGACAAGTATGCTACAACCTATCAATTTCTTTCAATCCCGCGCAACAAAGAGCGTGCATTGAGTGAGAATCTAGTGCGTTTGGAGGAGCAAAATATCAAGATTCTAAGCGTAAATGCGCACGAAAACAAGCTAAGAACTGGGCACTTAAAAAGTAATACTTTTTTTATGCGCCTAAAAAAAGTCACACCCTTGCACGCCCAAAAGCTTTGCAATGTTTTAAGTACGCTTACAAAAGAAGGGATTCCCAATTATTTTGGCGCGCAGAGATTTGGGAAAAATGGGGATAATCACAAAGAGGGTGAGCAGATTCTGGAGAATTTGCTACATTTTCGTAATAAAAAAATTGAGAAGTTTTTGCGCTCGAGTTTTCAAAGCTATTTATTTAACCTCTGGCTACAAAAGCGCGTGCGTCTAAGCAAATATATAGAATCTTTTAGCGTGAAGGAACTGCTAGAGATTGAGGAGCTTCGCGCGCTTGGGTTAGGGAAAAATGCGCTAGATTCTCTAAAAACTCAAACGCAGTTTTTTAAGCTTTTTAGCGGTGATGTGGCGATGCATTATCCATATGGCAAGGTGTTTGTTTGTGGGGATTTAAGGGCAGAGTGTGAGCGCTTTGTTAATCGCTTAATATCTCCAGCAGGCGCGCTAAGTGGCAAAAAGCTTTTTAAGAGCAAAGATGTGGCGCATATGATTGAAGAGCCGTTTTTAGATTCTCGCTTTAGTGATTGTGGCTCAAGGCGCTATGCGTGGGTGTGGGCGGAAGGAATCGAGTTTAATTACAAAAAAGAGGAGGCGCAGTTTGACTTGCATTTTACACTTCCTAAAGGCTCATACGCGACAACTTTCCTCGAAGCGGTGAAAAATGAGAAGCTAGAATCTTGTTTAGAGGTCTGAGGTTTTGAAAATAATTTAGCATTTTTATAAAGAGGGGTGAAAGAGAGTAGTGAAAATAAAAAAAATTATTTATGTGTGCGGGGTACTTTTTGGCGTATATTTTTTGAGCTTTTTTGGTATGCGATTAGCGATGCAAAATGCGTTTTTGCCGCCATTATCCGAACTTAGGATAGATGAAGTTTTTGCGCTGTATAAAATGGGTGCGTTGCTTGATATGCGTGCGATTTGCCCTATTTTGCTTGTGCTTTTGGTGCTTTTTTATGTTGGGGAGATTCTTAAGATTGCAACGCAAGCTACACAAAAGCTTTTCCCTAAAATAAAATCCCATATATATATACATAATAGGTTGTTCTTGCTGTGTGTGGGCGCTTGTAGCTTTCTTGTCATTTTTAGCGCACTAGGGAATTTTTATTACTTCAAAACCTACCATACAAAAATCGATATTTTTATTTTTGGATTTAAAGATGACGACGCAACCGCGATTTTAAAGATTATTTGGCAGGAGTATCCTGTGCTTGTGATTTTGCTTGCGTGTATGATTTATGCGCTGTTGTGTGTGAGAATAACGCATAAGATTTTGCTTGCACGCGATAAATTTTGCAAAACAAGAGAATCTGCTAAGCCCTGCAAGAATTTTAAGACTATTTTTG from Helicobacter himalayensis harbors:
- the truD gene encoding tRNA pseudouridine(13) synthase TruD; translation: MYHLTHTPISFVFSSNARDFVVRENALYEPSGRGEHLYIFVRKKNLSTFALVNIFSQILGVKAQNIGYAGLKDKYATTYQFLSIPRNKERALSENLVRLEEQNIKILSVNAHENKLRTGHLKSNTFFMRLKKVTPLHAQKLCNVLSTLTKEGIPNYFGAQRFGKNGDNHKEGEQILENLLHFRNKKIEKFLRSSFQSYLFNLWLQKRVRLSKYIESFSVKELLEIEELRALGLGKNALDSLKTQTQFFKLFSGDVAMHYPYGKVFVCGDLRAECERFVNRLISPAGALSGKKLFKSKDVAHMIEEPFLDSRFSDCGSRRYAWVWAEGIEFNYKKEEAQFDLHFTLPKGSYATTFLEAVKNEKLESCLEV
- a CDS encoding Na/Pi cotransporter family protein — protein: MKENLRNLARHSWLPLVCAVAIYLMSTNTSLTEILAGVGIFLFGMIFLENGFKGFSGGLLEKILAKWTNSKLKALLFGIVTTILMQSSTLVTIISISFLSAGLISLAQAIGIVFGANLGTTTGGWIIAGIGMKMDIAKIAMPLIVIAVLLTFQKNKNIKSLGSICAGIGFFFLGIAEIKTGFEGYKSALDLSAYASGGGKDLFIFVMAGILITSIVQSSFATLTIIISALVSNTITYDNALGLVIGTNIGGVVTALVASFGSNIEGKRLAIVNTIFNLIIAAIALIFLDYFRMIVEVISEFTGIKETDYALKIAVFHTFYNVVAVVLMTPYISVFVKFATTFIKSKKPTDMDAPLYLNDNIVSYPTTAIEALNNEIKHLYDNVFSVIAHSLGFSRSDICANLTPKELLAKKWYSGEVNVSEAYHHKVKVLFDAIIDFATKTQSHIDDPKFIRLSNEASIAARNLSEATKNMILLEKNIKKYAKSTNANMAREYNAIRIQIATLLNTIQSLTLLEDPSYEEIESVLKQERKALKKFDKNALLRVEKILREENLSATNATSLLNDIAFASNMGKEIIKAASKIYQITLSEKEQDVFEGVEESLRTRESHRASHKESAQNTESQNADSINSTDSKNPTDSKNPN